The proteins below come from a single Leptidea sinapis chromosome 20, ilLepSina1.1, whole genome shotgun sequence genomic window:
- the LOC126970237 gene encoding probable Rho GTPase-activating protein CG5521, which yields MFTKKSHQDVKKSSIKIQDSKKDSTTRLKHLKIVLEHFDIDEAKNYFEANFSHVYFILYDNFILAENNLRQKELPFHLVHKAGREELEGALCLLEKVLSLLPELISRRWQLHSLSRIFSKLLHFGNSQKLRAEAIRYFLLWFQALGDNAPPEVNRMFASLVPGLPESSLPPAGSPFKPKVFDVVTNISQDTSDFKVDDLMQHPNFTSVADTKKVVVEHTSTGIATTVSSSIFHDTNALNPVQSVDIQPLLPPSASEKLVENETKYFFEILLDAMATSITKVHWKDRSHAKSMRSFAFLLEKFKMYYLPVICPQFNYKNSLYKPNLELPVQHNILEDSYVLCRVTLIKWVANYVHFMKKQGSEGQPSSMTSTGSHMAHSNTPTPATSLHHEEETSFTVGHPSDSSRASSHDSASNTPHPSLESGTGIYEEVSPEQVVRDVLCCSSREHVDFTVEILRQAFLLPFIHAAATRRVIALYKDWIQMNVTEIPPFLLESTHEAGAGEPQVPPRRLRNDSYLGALGRDNVMVRAGLQNVLQVFMTQAANVFVSCSPAVSANAQLLLDEQTDTCKRVLNIYRYMVMHVAMDGRSWEQLLVVLLQITSIVLTKVPPKKKQDTLGGFLAPALFQTLIVTWIKANLNVAVKPELWQSFMELLTRLTHWEDLIKEWAKTMETLTRVLARHVYSLELSDTVAVGPEARGARGRRGVGGAPVSYPPRAPPLRRPLQHDTRTPGKSSRVNPDAQARKETSRRALARCRSDPHLDRHSRTPANIRTHNSTEEKVPSENKPRRWYSLDSIRQSSQHEERDSASGSRSPSPAPSSGIESSSIKDSPLQIDLASDGGNVGMIFFFLHLYVAGLIQALTGIWSGDCCCVHTLILYRVSKRHRQ from the exons ATGTTTACCAAGAAATCCCACCAAGATGTCAAAAAATCAAGTATTAAAATACAGGATTCAAAAAAGGATTCTACAACCCGATTAAAACACTTGAAAATAGTCTTAG aaCATTTTGATATTGATGAGGCTAAAAACTATTTTGAAGCAAACTTTAGTcatgtctattttattttatatgataatttcATACTAGCTGAGAATAATTTACGACAAAAAG AACTTCCGTTCCACCTTG TTCATAAAGCTGGTAGAGAGGAATTAGAGGGTGCTCTATGTCTCTTAGAAAAAGTATTATCATTATTACCGGAGTTAATTAGCAGAAGATGGCAGTTGCACTCTCTATCGAGAATATTTTCAAAACTCCTTCATTTTGGCAATTCACAAAAGTTAAGAGCAGAGGCTATAAG ATACTTCCTGCTGTGGTTTCAAGCATTAGGTGACAATGCTCCACCGGAGGTTAACAGAATGTTTGCGTCACTTGTGCCCGGCTTACCCGAATCCAGTTTACCACCTGCGGGCTCACCATTCAAACCAAAAGTATTTGACGTCGTTACAAATATATCACAAGATACAAGCGATTTCAAAGTCGATGACCTCATGCAGCATCCAAACTTCACATCCGTAGCAGATACTAAAAAAGTTGTAGTTGAACATACTTCGACTGGGATTGCTACTACTGTGTCCTCTTCAATATTCCATGACACAAATGCTTTAAATCCAGTCCAAAGCGTTGATATTCAGCCCCTACTCCCGCCCAGTGCAAGTGAGAAACTAGTTGAGAATGAAACcaaatatttctttgaaatattACTCGACGCTATGGCTACTTCTATAACAAAAGTGCATTGGAAGGACAGATCCCACGCGAAGTCTATGAGAAGTTTTGCATTTTTATTAGAGAAGTTTAAAATGTATTACCTGCCAGTAATATGTCCacagtttaattataaaaactctttatacaAACCAAATTTGG aattaccAGTCCAACACAATATATTAGAAGATAGTTATGTCTTATGCCGGGTGACATTAATTAAATGGGTGGCAAATTATGTGCATTTCATGAAGAAACAAGGAAGTGAGGGCCAACCTTCATCCATGACAAGTACGGGCTCCCACATGGCTCATTCGAACACACCTACACCTGCCACATCCTTGCACCACGAGGAGGAGACTTCGTTCACTGTTGGACATCCATCGGACTCCAGTAGAGCATCATCTCATGATTCAGCTTCTAATACCCCACATCCTAGCCTTGAATCAG GTACTGGAATATACGAAGAGGTATCGCCTGAACAAGTCGTACGGGATGTGTTGTGTTGTTCGTCCCGGGAGCACGTGGACTTCACCGTGGAGATCCTGAGGCAAGCGTTCCTCCTGCCCTTCATACACGCAGCGGCGACCCGCCGTGTCATCGCGCTGTACAAAGACTGGATACAAATGAAT GTAACAGAGATCCCACCTTTTTTGTTGGAAAGCACACACGAAGCGGGAGCTGGTGAACCTCAGGTGCCTCCGAGAAGGTTGAGGAATGACTCTTACCTAGGGGCGCTGGGCAGGGACAATGTGATGGTTCGAGCTGGATTGCAG AACGTGTTACAAGTATTCATGACGCAAGCGGCGAACGTGTTTGTGTCGTGTTCGCCCGCGGTGTCCGCGAACGCACAACTGTTGCTCGACGAACAAACCGACACGTGTAAACGTGTGCTGAATATTTATAGATACATGGTCATGCATGTCGCTATGGACGGCCGCTCGTG GGAACAACTTCTGGTGGTGCTACTACAAATTACATCGATTGTTTTGACAAAAGTTCCGCCGAAGAAGAAACAAGACACACTTG GTGGTTTCCTTGCGCCAGCGCTTTTTCAAACACTCATTGTGACGTGGATCAAAGCAAATCTGAATGTCGCTGTGAAACCGGAGCTGTGGCAGAGCTTTATGGAGCTGTTGACGAGACTCACTCATTGGGAGGATTTGATCAAGGAATGGGCT AAAACTATGGAGACGCTAACTCGTGTGCTCGCGCGGCACGTGTACTCGTTGGAGCTTTCGGACACGGTTGCAGTGGGACCAGAGGCGAGGGGAGCCCGCGGCCGGAGGGGAGTGGGGGGAGCACCCGTCTCTTACCCGCCCCGCGCGCCCCCGCTGAGGCGACCCTTGCAGCACGACACCAGGACACCCG GTAAATCCAGTCGGGTGAACCCTGACGCCCAGGCCCGCAAGGAAACATCTCGGCGGGCGTTAGCGCGGTGTCGCAGCGACCCCCACCTCGACAGACACTCGCGCACGCCGGCTAACATACGGACGCACAACTCCACGG aagaaaAAGTCCCATCAGAGAACAAACCAAGACGTTGGTATTCACTAGACTCTATTAGACAATCGTCACAACACGAAGAACGGGACTCGGCCAGTG GTTCACGATCACCATCACCCGCCCCATCTAGTGGCATCGAAAGCAGTTCGATTAAAGATTCACCATTGCAAATTGATTTGGCTTCGGATGGCGGCAATGTGGGTATGATATTCTTTTTTCTACATCTATATGTGGCTGGCTTGATACAGGCCCTGACTGGGATCTGGAGTGGTGACTGTTGTTGTGTCCATACATTGATACTGTACCGCGTTTCAAAACGCCATAGACAATAa